A region of the Melanotaenia boesemani isolate fMelBoe1 chromosome 6, fMelBoe1.pri, whole genome shotgun sequence genome:
ACAAAGAAATGGTTTAGGATGGTTTAGGAACTTTTATAGAAACCTGTTTCTCAGTCTTGTCCACACTTCTTGCACAGATACCTGCTACTTTGgctgtaaaatgtttgttttttttctctctctcagaaAACATTTCGTTTAGGATGTTTCTGGTCCGCAGGAACACCAATCTCCGCCTTTTTCTTATCTTGCTTTGACAGTCTGTTACACATTACCTACCTACACAGCCTGGCAACACAGTGTTGGAATTGTTGTCACATTAGATTACACGCTTTATTTCACGTATTTCTATCACACTGTTCGTTTGTGAAGTAATTTTACACAAATGATCGCTGCACGCTTTAATAGCTTCGTCTCTAATGAAACACACCCAATCATTGCGGATGGACGTTGAACCAGGCGGGCTGTGAAGAAGAGACAGCAGGTCTAGCATTATGCAAATTAGCGGCTGAGCGCAGCCAGATTAGAACTGTGCTCAGGATCAGTGAGCCACCGCCGCGCGCTTCTGTGGCACGAGCAACTAGTGCCTCCGTTTTCCTTCCTGAAAACTCATGGCGCATACGCGCTCTTCATTCGACAGGGTGTTTTCACGCGCCCCGAGCACGTGCTTTTATCAATTGTGTGTTTGCAGCGGATTTATGAGATTTACAGCTTGCCTTGCATCTATCATACACAATATATAACGGGTTGAAGCAATAGGTTGAACCATATTTTTTACGGGCATGCGCAATTCAGCCATACCCTCCCCCCGCAGTTAAGCCAGCGTTATTTTAAAAGCTCCGTTCTGTTTACGAAAGCAGACCCCTGACCCCCGTAAGCTCCAatgcaacattaaaaacagtttctctctctgaaaAGCACAACCCCTCTGTTGCTGGCATTTTATTTGAGGCAGTAGACACACTATGACTGTGCTGCTGTGCTTGGTTTGGGGTTTAGAGAGACCGAGCTGTAAGTAGGTCGGGCTGGGTTTAAGCAGCTTAACTACGTCAGTCTAAGCTGAGAGGAATTCATCCAAAGCCCTCCGCGGTAGGCGGGGGCCTAACAGAGGCTGGCCTAGTTAAGCCTGATTCTTATTGTGTGCAGCACAGCCTGTTTTTGTTGTGCTAGGTAGCTGTGAGAGAACCCAGGAGCAGTGTGTGAATTCATGTATTTGTTAGTCATTGCTTAAGACTGtttcagagaagaaaagaaggcAAATTAGGCATGTTTGGGAGTTAGACTGGTGTTTCACTGTGGACCAAGAGGAGAGCGGAGCGGGTGCAAATAAAGACAGCTGGAGGAGCAACTGCACTGAGTTTGATTTCAGAAGGGTGACAGCCATAGGCTTGATGTAATCTGTGTGAGCCTGCAATGCTATGAGATGGCGTCCAGTTCTGTGtttctgtccagcatggtgggtAAAGCTCGTTCGTCCAACTTCACCCTTTCTGAAAAGCTGGACCTGTTGAAGCTGGTTCGACCTCACATCCGCATCCTGGAGGAACATACAAACAAGCATGCGGTCATTGTGGACAAGAACAAGTGCTGGGACACTGTGGCCGAGCAGTATAATGCTTTGGGAGGGGACAGACCCCACCGCACTGCTCAGGGCCTCAGGACCCTCTACAAGAGACTGAAAGAGTCAgctaaacaggaagtgatgcagcGGAGACACGCCCAGCCTGAGTACAGAGCGAGCATCTCTGAGCCAACCAGAAGGATTATGGAGATGATCCCTCACCTGTTTCACCATGTGCCCATTCATGAAAAGGACCAGGCACTGCGCAGGTACAGTGTAACTTAAACCTGTGAGCTCTAATATACaaaacatacagacatacatattTAGTTCCAAACTGTTCAGTTAAATTCGTTAAAGAGGAGAAGCTGGCATTTCTgttctcatatatatatatatatatatatatatattctacagtcatttagcagacatgtttatccaaagtgacttaaatttgagagtaagaacaacatatatatatatatatatatatatatatatatatatatatatatatatatatatatatatatagagagagagagagagagagagagagagagagagagagagagagagagattaacatgttaaaaatgttaaaagactTAAAATTCTCTTTAGGAATGAGTTCCTTTTTATTAATCAATGCTGCAACTACCAAGATTAAGATTACGTTTCATGTCAGTACAATGATTTGGTCAATTATTCCTTCAATTCATTTCTTTAGAagaacagttttccacattTCTCCCATAAAACctaaatacatataaatgatTTGTAAGTCCTATAAGttgatatgtttttatctttttttctatttgtagaTTAATATACAGCAAGCATAACTCTCCTGTTGAGCATCCTGGCAGCAGCTCTTCTTTGACTGGACTGCAAGATTTCTCAGCAGCTATCCCCAGTATCCCTCATGAGGTGGTTCAGCTGGACCCTGAAGAGGATATAAAGCCACCGGCAGACCttcccaccctcaccacacacatGGAGCAAGAGCTGGATGGAGGCCAGGAGGAGGACGGAGAGCAAGATTCGGGTAGTGCCCATGATTACGAAGCATCCTTGTCTCCCACTCCCTCCTCTGTAAACATCCCCCTCTCTACCTCACCACTGCCCTTGCGTCACAACTTCTACCCAAATGACATCTACCCTCATCATGAATCAGACAGGTTTCGCCCTCTCCACCTGGCTAAAGAAGAGCATGAACTGGTGTTAGCCAATCACAGGAAGGTTGCTCTGTACCtagaagagaagagagagggGCTGAAGAGGAAGCAGGAACTGGAGGAAGAACTTCTGAGAGCAAAGATCAAAGTGGAGAAACTAAAGGCTGCCCGACTGAGACATGGGCTGCCAATTCCTTTGTAACAATAACATTGTAACGTGGCTGTTATTAGAAAAATAGTGACTCTACCTGTTCAGAGTTTCTAATGAGCAATCACACTCATCAGATTAATGTGTGAGCGCTATTTTTAGAGCCTAAATTTCTTTCAAAAATAGTGCCTCATACAGACATGGATACCCTGTTTGCTTATTGCAGGATAACTTTTTACTGCAGCCactctttttttaatacttgTCAGTGCTAAAAAATTGTTAGTGTTAAATTGCTGATGGACATGGTGACAAAAGTAAAAGCTGACATTCCTAAAAACTTTTAACTGGTTGAACTAAATGATAAGGTCCACATTTTGGAAGGAGGTGTAAGTTGTGTTACATCACATGCAAGtcatttgtacttttttgtctttgtttttaaagaagtgTAGGGAGTCAGAGAGCTTGGTCAGATCTTATCTGGAAATGAAATATCTGGCCTCTGTGGAATGAAGAGGCCATACATATGAGGTGTTTTCTTTCAAGCTCTTTCATAACTGAACAGTATTAGAGagagccattaaaaaaaatagatcaaCCAGGATTGTAGCACAATTTAATCTTTTGAAAGCCTTAACACAGTATCATATCGATCTCAACATTTATGGTTTAAAGTGaagtcaaatgttttaaaagtctgAAATTTCCCTAGTTGCTGAATTAGTGCCCAGTTGAAGAAGATAAAAGAAGGGAGATGTGAAACTGATTTTTGTTAttgctatttttgttttgtttgtattataCTGTTGATATCTGGTTGTTGTCCGTTTCATATCTTCATGTTGTCCAGTTATATACTTACCTGTttctattaaacaaaaacacctgATTACTTTTTAtgaatgctgtttttgtttcttgtgaTAAGTGAAGGAGAGCCAAGTGTTTGATGTGTGTCCTCTTCACATGGAGCAACTTAGTGCAACAGCAACCTCTGTTGGTGGCTTGTTTGACTTGTGTAGGActacattctgttttattatgtgTTTACTACTTTCTTACGCCTTTGTGTTGCAGGAGTAGATGACAGCCCTCGGTGGACTCCTACGTCTCCTCAAactcctcagcctcctgcaAGCTCAGATTCTGGCTGTAGGCAGGAGGGAGCGCGTTACTTCAGCGTGGTGTGGTGTAAAGCCagtaagaaaaaacacaagCGCTGGGAAGGTGATGCAGTGCTGGTTACAAGAGGACGCACAGTCACACTTAAAGACATGGAGGGGAAGGATATTGGAAAGGGTGAGGCTCAAACATACTGCTTTTAGGTTTTTATAtatccttttacatttttacctcAGTATATCTAAGGAATATTCCCTCATCTGACTTATTGTATTGAGCTATGGGGAACTTCATGTAAAATAtacattaatcttttttttattctatggAAAAGAGCAATATGAATCATTAGTCGAAGCAGATACAGAAATCCACTAGGtccattatttattaaattacagtTGTTAAAATTTGGTGATCTAGTTTATTATAGTATTTTGAAGCTAATGCATAACGCTTATAGAAGATCTTTGACGAGctatatacaaaaaaaacattttaaaaaagactgaTAGTTTAAAAGGACgaggatgtttaaaaaaaaaaacaattcagaaATAGTGTTGGAGCAATTTCTTTCAGTGTACGGAGTCAGTTTATGGAACAATCTGGAAAAAGAAACTAGAGAAGCAAAATCAATTACTGTGTTTAAAAAGACTGTTAAAGACACCATAACAAGAAAAAGTAATGAATTATGTTAATTCGTTTTGTGCTGTTTTGCTTTGTGGTAGTTTGGGATAATAAATGAGGAGTAAAATAGGAAGTATCTGTTAGACATCAACAGCATGAAGTCCTGcagttgattttatttaaattttattatttaaataaatttgacttattggtttaattttttctttgagAGGGGCAGATTAtataagattttcttctttctgctccttttcatttAAGTGTTTGAAACATATGGtgtattgatttgttttagttaagaatggaataaaaaaaaaaaaaaatcaaatcttgTATAGGTTCAAAAAAGcaatttaattgtgttttgagACAACAACCCTATCATATCAAGCagttaatttagttaaattaaacAGGTCTTGCAGATTTAAATAGCTTTTCATGCCACGACTAACATAAGTGTCGGCTttgaaaatggacatttttcccaaatttgaaaaatatgtCTTATGTATTGaataggcctgtcgcgataagcaataagtcaattaattgaacgataagaaaataagagcacgataagtttgccggccgcgataatttttattagtcccccctttaccatagactgtgtatgacaataggtttcactatggagtatttcgactcaacgctctggtttgttgcggagtgatctctctggtgtcatacttgactgcagcatgttgcagcacgagccgtaagccgcatttgttttgcagggctgccaacacgcaatggccgtgagacttgcgcatttaagtggcttctcacgctctcgcgctaaacctccgattctcatgctaaaatatgtaaataagtcgaatggagaaataatagatgcaagcacctcctcttttatcatttcgctgctccccacatgtaagcagaacacacacattctagcttacgacgtcagtacaaagcccccacttcctggtctaccgtaataacccctgtaatccgcaggcacattacgcaaatagagtcagcctatatactagcgtatttgacaaaatacacattaagagcaatgccggctaatcgagaggtttgggaggattcccagtgggtcgcattacttttgggccggtgtcccggcgtatgtgaaaaaggcgcttttatttatttagtttattgacctttacAAAAGgggtacttgcattattatggcatatgtcattatattagttgagaatggtctcaaaatgacacattagcgctttgcgcaatattatcgtttatcgagataatttctgagaaaatttatcgtacagctaaatttgttatcgtgacaggcctactcAATATGcagtttttataaattaatcctaaaatgggcAAACCTCTGCAAACTGAAGTTGGAGCCATcagctcaaacacaaacagttcAACCGCTCTTGTggatgcccccccccccctcccgtAGAAAAATCCTCCACCTTAAAAGGATGTGTACCATAGATGACATGGCTCCTCTCAGCTACTggtacatttttattatgtttgactttttctACTTGTCCTGTGCTTACATATTGTTGTTGGTTTATTGAAACTACCTGACCAGCGTTATCACTGAAATTTACAGTGGTAATTTAATAGTTTATGGCTGTTTTATGTTAGTGTTAATACAGATGTAAtcaaaaatcacatttataaaTTTCAGTGTTGATCACTGATTTGTGTTCAGCTGATAAGGAGACAAGTATTGGATCGTTTTTCCAGTATGAATGAAATCTGAAGGTGTTTGTGTTATAGGTAGTGGCTACAAGGTGTCAGAGCTAGCCTCGCTGTCCGAGGGAGAGACTCTGATGGTCGGTGGGAAAGAAGTGGAAGTGatgggaattatttctgctgaAGACTTTGCCAGAGGACGTTGTTTCCAGGAGGTCCAAGTGGAGCAAACGGAGTCACACACCAAGTCTGCACCTCCTCTCTCTTATCGCATGGCCTCCAAACCTTTCTGCCCTCCTACCATGTTGGGCTGTGGAGGACTTCCAGAAACTAAACCAGAAGAACGGACCCACAGACCTCGTCATGACCCACTAGCTCCAGGTATGTAGACTAAATATGAAATTTTGATTCTTTCTTGGATAAAGAGATTTCCATGATATAGTAATGTTGTTTGTAGGTGCGCTGGTGATGCCTCGCCCCTCTTCCAACCACCAGTGGCTTAATAACAAGTCAGGGCTTCCTGTGGTTGATGTTGTGGTTGACCCACATCTGACCACACACCTGCGACCCCACCAGAGAGATGGTCTGCTTTTCCTCTATGAATGTGTCATGGGCATGAGGTAATGATTCTTCTCTAACACACTGTAAATGACATTGCTTTAGCACAACAGATGTATAACACCACTTACTGGGATTATATTGATCTGTTTGTGCTTCAGAGCTGTAGGTCGCTATGGAGCCATCCTGGCTGATGAGATGGGGCTGGGAAAGACTCTCCAGAGTGTGGCACTGTCCTGGACACTGCTTAAGCAGGGACCTTATGGTGGGAAACCTGTTGCTAAGCGTATCCTTGTGGTTACACCTGGCAGCCTTGTGCAGAACTGGAGAGCAGAGTTTAACAAGTGGCTGGGCTGTGAAAGGATCAGCGTTTTCACTGTAGATCAGGTTTGGAGAAAAGGGGATCTTGGGGTGTTTTTAAACATACCGGCTTCAGGCAACATCAAAACAGAAATGATGGATCAGAATTTCAActgtcagattttttcttttgttggtttAGGACCACAGGATAGAACAGTTTGTGTCATCTCCTCTACAAAGTGTTCTTGTGATCAGCTACGAAATGTTGCTGCGCTGCGTGGAGCAGGTACAGTCTGTTCGCCTTGTGTCTCACAGATAAGTGAGCATCTGACAAAGAAATCAACTTatgttatctttatttttttttatttttaggtacAAAAAGTGGATTTTGGTCTCATAATTTGTGATGAGGGTCACAGACTAAAGAACAGCAGCATCAAAACATCCTCAGCCCTTAGTAGTCTCAGCTGTAATCGCAGAGTCATACTCACAGGTTCAAACTCGCTTGTGACTTAATTCAAAtgggaaatgttttaaaaagtatggCACTGACAACTTCTTGCTGTGGATTTACTTGTTTGTCTTTGTAATTTGAAGGTACGCCAGTACAAAATGATCTGCAGGAGTTCTATGCAATTATAGAGTTTGTTAACCCAGGGATTCTTGGGTCATCAGCTGCCTATAGAAAAGTCTACGAGGAACCGATCCTACGATCCAGACAGCCATCCTACACAGAGGTAGTGCTGTCCCCTCATAGTCACCTCTGATGTCCCCAAACAGCTTTATCTTGTGTCTCATTTCTACTACTCCCACCAGGAGGAgagagttttaggagaggagcGAGCAGCTGAACTTTCCTGTTTAACGGGCATGTTCATCCTGAGGAGGACGCAAGAGATTATCAACTGCTATCTGCCTCCTCGTCTTGACTGGACATTGTTCTGTGAGCTGTCTCCTCTGCAGCGAGACTTGTACAAACATCTCCTCTGCCACCGTGTCTTCAGAGCCTGCCTTCAGGGCTCCACTCAGACCAACACACACCTGGCCTGCATCACCGCACTGAAGAAGCTCTGTAACCACCCCCGTCTGCTCCACGTCACTGTCAAGGTTACACTCTTGTATATTTGCATGTCTTTGAAGAAGTAAGATTTagttattataattattgtaTGTGATCTGTAGTTTTTTTACTGAACATCAAGCTCTGTGTTTATCTGCATGTTTAGTGTTTTGGCTGAATCATGTTGTTGATCTGTGTGCAGGAGAGAACAGATCGTGGATCTGTGGAGAGTTCCTTATACGAGGGCCTGGCAGATCTATTTCCAGAATCTTATTCTTCAGTAGGATTCAGTGCTGCGGAATCTGGAAAACTGTTGGTTCTTTCTGACCTGCTGAGTGCTATCAGAAAGATCAGTCCTTCAGACAGGTGTGTTTGGATTAGACTATTTGCATTGATCTGAGTTTAGTTTTGTCACACATGGTACAAATTTGACAAAGCACACGTTACCCCTGCAGGGTGGTCCTGGTGTCCAACTACACTCAGACGCTTGACTTGCTTCAGGACCTGTGTATACACATGGGTTATACCTTCTGTCGACTTGATGGTCACACCCCCACAAGCCAGAGACAACGACTTGTTGACAATTTTAACAGCCCCTACTCTCAgaacttcctgtttctgctgAGCTCTAAAGCAGGTGGGGTGGGACTTAATCTGATCGGCGCTTCCCACTTGGTGCTCTACGACATCGACTGGAACCCTGCCAATGACATTCAGGTGAGAAACACTCACAGTCACAAACGTGCCATCAAAGCTCAAagtctgtcatattttcttCGATCCAGATCATGTCGTCTTATCTTTCAAAACTACATACTCATGTTTGATGGACTTTCACAATGAAGCTGTTGAATTCTTTATAATTAACTCTGCTTTGTTAGCCAGTTGATTCATTTCTGGAGTCTGATTTGAAAGCTGTTGCTGGGACTCTGGTGTAGATTGCAAACtggaagcaaaagaaaacagctaCAGATTTTTGTGATGGTTGATGTACATTAAAATGACACACTGCTACTGAATACAGAAACcaccattaaataaaacacagtaatcTGACTTTATGTATGCTAGTTGAAGTAGAGGAAATGTTAGGTTTGATGACACATGGTACAATTCACCAAAATCATTTAGTAAATGAGCTTCTTATTAGTCATTTTCAAGCACACACAACATTTAAACATCTGCAACAGTGGatcattttttcctctttatgcAGACTAAACAAATTGCATCCATAACCGCCAGATGGCTCTGAGTCTGTGTTTTTTGCCTCTGCTGTGTCTAGGCCATGGCTCGAGTATGGAGAGATGGGCAAAAGAAAATGGTGCACATTTATCGTCTTCTCACTGCAGGCAAGAATACAAAGATCCTCATCATAACCCAGAAAACTCAGTATAACCAGACTGATTTGAAgagttatgtgtgtgtgtgtctgttattTCCTCTCAGGTACTATTGAGGAGCGCATCTTTCAGAGACAGGTATCCAAACAGGGGTTGTCTGGGACAGTGGTTGATGTGGGAAAAGGGGCTGAGCACACAAGTTTTTCCACCAATCAACTTCAAGATCTGTTCAGCCTGACGGACACATCCTCTTTAACGCATGACCTTCTAAACTGTAACTGCAATATGGATGGTACAGTAAGCGGTAGGCTCCTCAAAGCGCCACACTATTGTACGATTAAACTGAGGCTTATCATTCATTAAACCTGTTTACTCGTGTTTCTCTTCGTAATCAGATGTcatagaagaggaggaggagctcgTTTCTGAAAGGCCGTGCCAGCTCGGTCGTCAAGGTGATCGTAGGGGCGCGGCACAGAAACATCTCAGCATGTCCGAGCTCATGCAGTGGAGACACTTCTCTGGTGACACACACACCTTCTCAGACCCCTACCTTGATTGTGCACAAAGCCACATCACCTTTGCTTTCCAAACCACCATCTCTCACACAACTACATAAACACTGGATTCAGTTCATGGATGAACTCACACACATGCGTATATATCTTCTTCATGTTTGTTGTCAGGTTCTCTGGACTTAGTCTCCCTGCTAACACAATTGGTAAAAACACAATACTCCCACAGTGTTGTAATGTTGTCACAAACctcttaatatttttctttattaaagacTACCGTAATTTGCtgtaaatgagtaaaatgaattattaagcagaatggtaaaaaaaaatcttgtgagGGAATGAAGAGATTATAAAATGTACATGTGTGAATGCAGCATTGTTTGTGGGGCAGGTATGGTTATTTCCACATACTGAAGATAAGGCACAGACACAGAGGTATGTTGGTGTCCATATAGAGTAATATTTACTGGATCAGTGGAAGATTAATGGTTTATATGCTTGCTGAGTTGGTCTCGGAGACGCTGTATCTAGCCAGTCGTTCAAATGAACTGCTTTACAAATGTCAGCTTGGTACCCAGAGAATGTAGGCAAGGCCAGTGTGTTTAGCTTAAATTGTTGTAAATTAATGTCACATTTTGTTATGCAATGACCTTACACATTGGTGTTGTGTGAATCTGCTGGGCTTTAAATGTGGGCCACACTGCGATCTGT
Encoded here:
- the LOC121641110 gene encoding fibrinogen silencer-binding protein, which encodes MASSSVFLSSMVGKARSSNFTLSEKLDLLKLVRPHIRILEEHTNKHAVIVDKNKCWDTVAEQYNALGGDRPHRTAQGLRTLYKRLKESAKQEVMQRRHAQPEYRASISEPTRRIMEMIPHLFHHVPIHEKDQALRRLIYSKHNSPVEHPGSSSSLTGLQDFSAAIPSIPHEVVQLDPEEDIKPPADLPTLTTHMEQELDGGQEEDGEQDSGSAHDYEASLSPTPSSVNIPLSTSPLPLRHNFYPNDIYPHHESDRFRPLHLAKEEHELVLANHRKVALYLEEKREGLKRKQELEEELLRAKIKVEKLKAARLRHGLPIPL
- the rad54b gene encoding DNA repair and recombination protein RAD54B isoform X1; amino-acid sequence: MRRSGAPSQLLGSAVKKPRFAPPGATSSFSGAESKSLAPRPTLGNALDKVQRSLSAPVLNKTGCNVLAKASQDTPALSRVLSRVLSATESNENEADAQYRNTGSGDCTEGKNPTGVDDSPRWTPTSPQTPQPPASSDSGCRQEGARYFSVVWCKASKKKHKRWEGDAVLVTRGRTVTLKDMEGKDIGKGSGYKVSELASLSEGETLMVGGKEVEVMGIISAEDFARGRCFQEVQVEQTESHTKSAPPLSYRMASKPFCPPTMLGCGGLPETKPEERTHRPRHDPLAPGALVMPRPSSNHQWLNNKSGLPVVDVVVDPHLTTHLRPHQRDGLLFLYECVMGMRAVGRYGAILADEMGLGKTLQSVALSWTLLKQGPYGGKPVAKRILVVTPGSLVQNWRAEFNKWLGCERISVFTVDQDHRIEQFVSSPLQSVLVISYEMLLRCVEQVQKVDFGLIICDEGHRLKNSSIKTSSALSSLSCNRRVILTGTPVQNDLQEFYAIIEFVNPGILGSSAAYRKVYEEPILRSRQPSYTEEERVLGEERAAELSCLTGMFILRRTQEIINCYLPPRLDWTLFCELSPLQRDLYKHLLCHRVFRACLQGSTQTNTHLACITALKKLCNHPRLLHVTVKERTDRGSVESSLYEGLADLFPESYSSVGFSAAESGKLLVLSDLLSAIRKISPSDRVVLVSNYTQTLDLLQDLCIHMGYTFCRLDGHTPTSQRQRLVDNFNSPYSQNFLFLLSSKAGGVGLNLIGASHLVLYDIDWNPANDIQAMARVWRDGQKKMVHIYRLLTAGTIEERIFQRQVSKQGLSGTVVDVGKGAEHTSFSTNQLQDLFSLTDTSSLTHDLLNCNCNMDGTVSDVIEEEEELVSERPCQLGRQGDRRGAAQKHLSMSELMQWRHFSGDTHTFSDPYLDCAQSHITFAFQTTISHTTT
- the rad54b gene encoding DNA repair and recombination protein RAD54B isoform X2 is translated as MRRSGAPSQLLGSAVKKPRFAPPGATSSFSGAESKSLAPRPTLGNALDKVQRSLSAPVLNKTGCNVLAKASQDTPALSRVLSRVLSATESNENEADAQYRNTGSGDCTEGKNPTGVDDSPRWTPTSPQTPQPPASSDSGCRQEGARYFSVVWCKASKKKHKRWEGDAVLVTRGRTVTLKDMEGKDIGKGSGYKVSELASLSEGETLMVGGKEVEVMGIISAEDFARGRCFQEVQVEQTESHTKSAPPLSYRMASKPFCPPTMLGCGGLPETKPEERTHRPRHDPLAPGALVMPRPSSNHQWLNNKSGLPVVDVVVDPHLTTHLRPHQRDGLLFLYECVMGMRAVGRYGAILADEMGLGKTLQSVALSWTLLKQGPYGGKPVAKRILVVTPGSLVQNWRAEFNKWLGCERISVFTVDQDHRIEQFVSSPLQSVLVISYEMLLRCVEQVQKVDFGLIICDEGHRLKNSSIKTSSALSSLSCNRRVILTAAYRKVYEEPILRSRQPSYTEEERVLGEERAAELSCLTGMFILRRTQEIINCYLPPRLDWTLFCELSPLQRDLYKHLLCHRVFRACLQGSTQTNTHLACITALKKLCNHPRLLHVTVKERTDRGSVESSLYEGLADLFPESYSSVGFSAAESGKLLVLSDLLSAIRKISPSDRVVLVSNYTQTLDLLQDLCIHMGYTFCRLDGHTPTSQRQRLVDNFNSPYSQNFLFLLSSKAGGVGLNLIGASHLVLYDIDWNPANDIQAMARVWRDGQKKMVHIYRLLTAGTIEERIFQRQVSKQGLSGTVVDVGKGAEHTSFSTNQLQDLFSLTDTSSLTHDLLNCNCNMDGTVSDVIEEEEELVSERPCQLGRQGDRRGAAQKHLSMSELMQWRHFSGDTHTFSDPYLDCAQSHITFAFQTTISHTTT